DNA from Candidatus Methylomirabilis sp.:
GCCTCCCACTTCTCCCGGAAGGGCGCGTGGGGGGGGTGGACGTTCCCCCGGAAGGCATGGGTATGCTTGGCGATGTAGTCCTTCCACTGCGCGGGCACGTCGCTCTCCGCGAAGATGGCATCCACCGGGCATTCCGGCTCGCAGGCCGCGCAGTCGATGCACTCGTCGGGATGGATGAGCAGCTGATCCTCCCCCTCGTAGAAGCAGTCCACCGGGCAGACGTCCACGCAGGAGTGGTCCTTCACGCCGATGCACGGCTCGGTGACGATATACGTCATCGCATTCCCCCCGGCTTCCGCCAGGGCTCGCATGCTGTGGGTCGCGCTCCTCGCTCGGGAGGCGTCACATCATGCCGAGTTCCAGCTTGGCCACCTCAGACATCCGGCTCGGGTCCCACGGGGGATCCCAGACCACCTCGACCTTCGCGTCGGTCACGCCAGGGACGGCCCGCACCTTGTCCCGTACTTCCCCGGGGAGCGAGCCCGCTGCCGGACAATTAGGCGAGGTGAGGGTCATCCGGATCCCCACTGCCCCCGAGGGCTCCACCTTGACCTCGTAGATGAGGCCCAACTCGTAGATGTTGACGGGGATCTCCGGATCATAGCAGGTCCGGAGCGCCTCAATGATCTGGGCCTCGAGGAGCGCGCTGTTCATGTTGGTGATGTCCATGGGCACCCACTCGGCCCCGCGGGGCCGGCCCCCTGCGCGCCGGTTCGACGGCGGCGGGCCTATTCCGTTGAGATTCTCTCCCCCCTCCCCTCCAGCGCGGCGCGCAGGGTGTGCCACGGGAGGGTGGCACACTTGACCCGAACCGGGAATTCGCGCACGCCGGAGAAGGCCGCCAGCTTCCCCAGTTGCTCTGGATCGAAGGCCGGGTCCGGCTCGCCGGCGACCATTGTGTGGAAGGTGTGGAAGAGGGCCTCGGCCTCGGTCTGGGTCTTCCCTTTCACGCTCGCGGTCATCAGCGAGGCGGAGGCCTTGGAAATCGCGCATCCCGACCCTTGAAAGCTGACGTCGCCGATCACCCCGTTCTCCAGCCGGAGGTAGAGGGTGATCTGGTCGCCGCAGAGCGGATTGTGCCCCTCCGCGGTGCGGTTCGCTCCCTCGAGCTTGCGGAAGTTGCGCGGCTGCCTGTTGTGGTCGAGGATCACCTGCTGGTACAGCTCGCGCAGGTCCGACATCAGCCGAACAGCTCCCGAACCTTGTAGAGCGCCGCCGCGAGGGCGTCGATCTCCGCCTGGGTGTTATAGAAGGCCAGCGACGCCCGCGCGGTGGCGGGCACCCCGAAGCGCTGCAGCACCGGCTGGGCACAGTGATGGCCCGTCCGAATCGCGATCCCCTCCTGGTCGAGGATCGTGCCGACGTCGTGCGCGTGGACGCCGTCCACCACGAAGGCGAGGATCCCCGCCTTCTCCTGCGCCGTCCCAATGAGCCGAACGCCTGGGACCGCAGCCACCCGCTCCGTCGCGTAGGCCAGCAGCCCGTGCTCATACGCGGCGATCCGGTCCAGGCCGATGCCGGTCAAGTACACGATCGCGGCACCGAGACCGATGCCGCCGGCGATGTGTGGGGTCCCGGCTTCGAACTTGAACGGGATCACATTATAGAGGGTCTTCTCGAAGGTGACCGAGAGGATCATGTCCCCGCCGCCCTGGTACGGCGGCATGGCCTCGAGGAGGGGGGCCTTGCCGTACAGAACACCGATCCCGGTGGGGCCGTAGGCCTTGTGCCCGGAGAAGGCGTAGAAGTCGCAGTCCAGCGCTCGCACGTCCACGGGGAGGCGGGGCGCCGCCTGGGCCCCGTCCAGGAGCACCGGGATGCCCCGGCTGTGGGCCAGCTCGACGATCCGCCTGACCGGGGTAATCGTCCCCAGCGCGTTGGAGACGTGGACCAGCGCGACGAACTTCGTCCGGGGACCTAGCAGCCGCTCGTACTCCTCGAGGACCAGCTCTCCCGCGTCGTTGATCGGCGCCACGCGCAGGGCCGCCCCCGCCTGCTCGCAGACGATCTGCCAGGGGACGATGTTCGAGTGGTGCTCCATGGCGGAGATCACGACCTCGTCCCCCGGCCTCAGGCCCGGACGGACGTGGCTCTGGGCCACCAGGTTGATCGCCTCGGTCGTGCTGCGAACGAAGACGATTTCCCGCGGCTCGGCGGCGTTCAGGAAGCGAGCCACGGCGGCCCGCGCCCCCTCGTAGGCCTCCGTGGCCCGCTCGCTCAGGAAGTGGATCCCCCGGTGGATGTTCGCGTTCTCCGCCCGGTAGTACCGGGTGAGGGTGTCGATCACCCCCTGCGGCTTCTGGCTGGTGGCGGCGTTGTCGAGGTAGACCAGCGGCTTGCCGCGGGGCGTCTCCCGCAGGATCGGGAAGTCCCGCCTGACCTTCTCGACGTCGAATCCGGTCAGCCCGTCCGGGGGAACCTTCTCCCTGAGGGTGCGGCCGGCGGTCGTCATCGGACCTCCTCCAGCAGTCTCCCCTGAGGCAACCACTCCTTGACGAGCGCCCCCAGGGTTCTGCGGATGGGCTCAACCTTGATGCGCTCCAGGCTCTCGCTCGCAAAGGCGAAGAGCAAGAGGGCGCGGGCCGCCTCCTCCCCGACGCCGCGAGAGCGCAAGTAGAAGATCGCGTCCTTGTTGATCTGGCCGATGGTGGCGCCGTGGGTGCACTTCACGTCGTCGGCGTAGATCTCCAGCTGGGGCTTGGTGTCGATCTGGGCGTCCTCGGAGAGCAGCAGGTTCCGGTTGGTCTGCTTGGCGTCGGTCTTCTGTGCGTCCTTGTGCACGATGATCCGACCGTGAAAGACGCCCCGCGACTGGCCGTCCAGGATGCCGTTGTAGAACTGCCGGCTGTCGCAACGCGGGCTCACGTGTTCGACCCTCATGTAGTTGTCCATGTGCTGCCGGCCCGTTGCCAGGAACAAGCCGTTGATCAGACAGTCCCCCCCCTCTCCCGCCAGGATCGGATGGATGTTGTTCCGCACCAGCGCCCCGCCCACCAGCACCGAGTGCGACGCCACGCTGCTGCTGCGGCCCTGCTGGATCCGGAGGGTGGAGACGTTGAACGCCTGCTTCCCCTCCCGCTCGAGGAGGCAGTGGCTCAACACGCTCCCCTCGCCGGCCACCACTTCCGTCACCACGTTCGAGAAGGAGACCCCCTCGCCGAGCGAAACGTAATCCTCCACGAGGGTCGCCTCACTGCTGTCCCCCGCCACGATCAGGTTGCGCGGGTGGGTCATGGTCGGGGCGGCGGTCGTGGTCGAGACGTACAGGAGGTGGACCGGCTCCTCGAGCACCCTTCCCCTGGGAATGTGCACGAAGGCCCCGTCCTCCATGAAGGCGGTGTTGAGGGCCGAAAAGGCATCGTGGTGGTAGTCGGCGTACCGGGCCAGGTGGGGCTCGAGGAAGCCCGGGTCTGCCGAGAGCGCCTGGGCGAGGCTGCCGACCGTCACCCCGTCCGGCAGCGGCCGCCCCGAGGACAGCCGCGGGGCATAGCGGCCGTTCACGAAGACGAGCCGGGTGCATGCCAGGCCCGGGAACGTGAATGCCTCAATCGCGCGGGGGGCCACCTCGACGCGCTCGTCCCGGGCGAGCCCGAAGGGGGTCTGGGCGATCGCCGCGACGCTGGTGAACCGCCAGTCCTCATCCTGGGTGGTCGGGAAGCCCAGTTCGGCGAACCGGGCGATCGCCGCCCGCCGGATCGGATCCAGCCAGGATGGACCGCCGGCGCCGGCCTCCCGCTCGAACCGGGCGAACCGGTCCAGGTAGCTGTTCTGCGCTTGCGTCCCCGCCGTCACCGTCTCGATCCGTCCCGTTTAGTGCTTCGCCGGCCCGGTCCGGGCCTCCGCCTCGACCCAGGTGTAGCCCCTCTCCTCGAGCTCCAGGGCCAGTTCCTTGCCCCCCGATCGGACGATCCGGCCGTCCACCAGCACGTGCACGGAGTCGGGGACGATGTAGTTGAGGATCCGCTGGTAGTGGGTGACGACGATGATGGCGCGCTCCGGGCTCCGGAGCGCCTCGACGCCGTTCGCGACGATCTTCAGCGCGTCGATGTCCAGGCCGGAATCGGTCTCGTCCAGGATGGCCAGCTTCGGCTCCAGCACCGCCATCTGGAAGACCTCGTTCCGCTTCTTCTCGCCGCCCGAGAAGCCCTCGTTGACCGAGCGGTGCAAGAGGCGCTCGTCCATCCCGAGGAGCTTAATCTTCTCCTTGACGAGTGCGAGGAAATCCATGGCGTCCAATTCCTCGAGGCCGCGGTGCTTCCGGATCGCG
Protein-coding regions in this window:
- a CDS encoding cysteine desulfurase, with product MTTAGRTLREKVPPDGLTGFDVEKVRRDFPILRETPRGKPLVYLDNAATSQKPQGVIDTLTRYYRAENANIHRGIHFLSERATEAYEGARAAVARFLNAAEPREIVFVRSTTEAINLVAQSHVRPGLRPGDEVVISAMEHHSNIVPWQIVCEQAGAALRVAPINDAGELVLEEYERLLGPRTKFVALVHVSNALGTITPVRRIVELAHSRGIPVLLDGAQAAPRLPVDVRALDCDFYAFSGHKAYGPTGIGVLYGKAPLLEAMPPYQGGGDMILSVTFEKTLYNVIPFKFEAGTPHIAGGIGLGAAIVYLTGIGLDRIAAYEHGLLAYATERVAAVPGVRLIGTAQEKAGILAFVVDGVHAHDVGTILDQEGIAIRTGHHCAQPVLQRFGVPATARASLAFYNTQAEIDALAAALYKVRELFG
- the sufD gene encoding Fe-S cluster assembly protein SufD gives rise to the protein MTAGTQAQNSYLDRFARFEREAGAGGPSWLDPIRRAAIARFAELGFPTTQDEDWRFTSVAAIAQTPFGLARDERVEVAPRAIEAFTFPGLACTRLVFVNGRYAPRLSSGRPLPDGVTVGSLAQALSADPGFLEPHLARYADYHHDAFSALNTAFMEDGAFVHIPRGRVLEEPVHLLYVSTTTAAPTMTHPRNLIVAGDSSEATLVEDYVSLGEGVSFSNVVTEVVAGEGSVLSHCLLEREGKQAFNVSTLRIQQGRSSSVASHSVLVGGALVRNNIHPILAGEGGDCLINGLFLATGRQHMDNYMRVEHVSPRCDSRQFYNGILDGQSRGVFHGRIIVHKDAQKTDAKQTNRNLLLSEDAQIDTKPQLEIYADDVKCTHGATIGQINKDAIFYLRSRGVGEEAARALLLFAFASESLERIKVEPIRRTLGALVKEWLPQGRLLEEVR
- a CDS encoding SUF system Fe-S cluster assembly protein, whose protein sequence is MDITNMNSALLEAQIIEALRTCYDPEIPVNIYELGLIYEVKVEPSGAVGIRMTLTSPNCPAAGSLPGEVRDKVRAVPGVTDAKVEVVWDPPWDPSRMSEVAKLELGMM
- a CDS encoding SUF system NifU family Fe-S cluster assembly protein → MSDLRELYQQVILDHNRQPRNFRKLEGANRTAEGHNPLCGDQITLYLRLENGVIGDVSFQGSGCAISKASASLMTASVKGKTQTEAEALFHTFHTMVAGEPDPAFDPEQLGKLAAFSGVREFPVRVKCATLPWHTLRAALEGRGERISTE
- the sufC gene encoding Fe-S cluster assembly ATPase SufC, whose translation is MLEIKNLHVKVGNHVILKGIDLKVNAGEVHSIMGPNGSGKSTLAQVLAGRETYEVTEGEVLYEGKNLLDMAPEDRAREGVFMAFQYPVEIPGVSSAYFLKAGLNAIRKHRGLEELDAMDFLALVKEKIKLLGMDERLLHRSVNEGFSGGEKKRNEVFQMAVLEPKLAILDETDSGLDIDALKIVANGVEALRSPERAIIVVTHYQRILNYIVPDSVHVLVDGRIVRSGGKELALELEERGYTWVEAEARTGPAKH